One window from the genome of bacterium encodes:
- a CDS encoding type II toxin-antitoxin system VapC family toxin: MKKRVYVETTVVSYFAARPSRDLLIAAHQEATREFWSRLAGRYEVYVSALVYEEAGRGDLEQARVRLGVVKPLRMLDIDDAARKLAERMVACGSVPKANPEDALHLAIAAINGMDVFLTWNFAHLNNPFTREKVRQVVEDEGYRCPEVCSPDELLEVD; this comes from the coding sequence ATGAAGAAGCGAGTCTACGTCGAGACGACGGTAGTCAGTTACTTCGCTGCCCGACCCAGCCGAGACCTTCTCATTGCTGCGCACCAGGAAGCCACGCGCGAATTCTGGTCCAGGCTGGCCGGTCGTTACGAGGTCTACGTCTCGGCGCTGGTGTACGAGGAGGCGGGCAGAGGGGACCTTGAGCAAGCCAGAGTGAGGCTTGGCGTCGTCAAGCCGCTCAGGATGCTTGACATTGACGATGCCGCACGCAAGTTGGCCGAGCGGATGGTCGCGTGCGGGTCAGTGCCGAAAGCAAACCCGGAGGATGCTCTCCACCTTGCCATCGCCGCCATCAATGGCATGGACGTCTTCCTGACCTGGAACTTTGCCCATCTGAACAACCCATTTACGCGCGAGAAGGTGCGTCAGGTAGTCGAAGATGAAGGATACCGTTGTCCGGAAGTCTGCTCGCCGGATGAGTTGCTGGAGGTAGATTGA